From a single Lewinella sp. LCG006 genomic region:
- a CDS encoding class I SAM-dependent methyltransferase, whose product MKDSKYIGNELTIFKDAVNWKHYWYNSISKFISGDVLEVGAGIGINTNLILQNHSDIRSITSIEPDKTLADQILDNLKGDRSKVTVLNQYLQDLPNDKKFDTIIYIDVIEHIEHDSIELNKAKLHLKEGGLLIILVPAYNYLFSPFDQAVGHYRRYNRKMLSDAIPNDMSKLDLFYLDSLGLCASLVNKFFLKQSYPTRSQILKYDRLIVPISKIIDKLILNSFGKSLIGIWKK is encoded by the coding sequence ATGAAAGACTCAAAATACATAGGTAATGAATTAACCATATTTAAAGATGCTGTAAACTGGAAACATTATTGGTATAATTCAATCAGTAAATTTATTTCAGGCGATGTACTTGAAGTAGGTGCTGGGATAGGTATAAATACGAATCTAATTCTGCAAAATCATTCTGATATCAGGAGTATAACATCTATTGAGCCAGATAAAACACTAGCAGATCAAATTTTAGACAACCTTAAAGGAGACAGGTCAAAAGTGACAGTCCTAAATCAATATTTACAAGATTTGCCTAATGATAAAAAATTTGACACCATTATTTACATTGATGTCATTGAACATATTGAGCATGATTCTATAGAACTTAATAAGGCTAAATTACACTTAAAAGAAGGGGGCCTATTAATCATTTTAGTTCCTGCATATAATTATTTATTTAGCCCTTTTGATCAAGCAGTTGGGCATTACAGGAGATATAATAGAAAAATGCTTTCTGATGCAATTCCCAATGACATGAGTAAGTTAGATTTATTTTACTTAGATTCGCTAGGACTGTGTGCATCTTTAGTGAATAAGTTTTTCTTGAAGCAGTCTTACCCAACAAGAAGTCAAATTCTAAAGTATGACAGGCTGATTGTACCTATTTCTAAAATCATAGACAAGTTAATATTAAATTCATTTGGCAAATCATTAATCGGG
- a CDS encoding glycosyltransferase: MKNKVTIVTPVYNDWKCLEYLIQDINTSLASKFDAINLVVVNDCSVELPIMPIEIPKKITYSQVDLVLNVGHQRAILIGLCYCYEQQIDSEFIIVMDSDGEDNPKYINHFIDQANSSSKGQIIFANRSKRSESLTFKLFYFLYKKAFRLLTGSSISFGNFSCIPKSSLSKICNNPSFWNHYSASVIKSKLPYDLIITERSKRYFGVSKMNFNSLILHGLSSLSVYIESIIIRVLKLSFLIFILMIIIGVSVLSIKYFSEYAIPGWATNVFGFIFNLLITVLLFNLLIILTHLNNRNKPITKPIDFYKQIIKQ, translated from the coding sequence ATGAAAAATAAAGTCACCATAGTAACTCCAGTTTATAATGATTGGAAATGTCTAGAGTATCTGATACAGGACATAAATACATCACTAGCAAGTAAATTTGATGCTATCAATTTAGTTGTTGTAAATGATTGTTCGGTTGAGTTACCCATAATGCCAATTGAAATTCCCAAAAAAATAACTTACTCCCAAGTTGATTTAGTTTTAAATGTTGGGCATCAAAGAGCTATTTTGATAGGTCTATGCTATTGCTACGAACAGCAGATTGACTCGGAGTTTATAATTGTAATGGATTCTGATGGAGAAGACAATCCAAAATATATAAATCATTTCATAGACCAGGCCAATTCGTCTAGTAAAGGCCAAATAATATTTGCAAACAGGTCAAAACGTTCGGAAAGTTTAACTTTTAAGTTATTCTACTTTTTGTATAAGAAGGCGTTTAGATTATTAACGGGATCATCTATTTCTTTTGGTAATTTTAGTTGTATCCCAAAATCCTCATTATCAAAAATATGTAATAATCCGAGTTTTTGGAATCATTATTCAGCATCCGTAATAAAATCTAAGTTACCATATGACTTGATAATTACAGAAAGGAGTAAGCGATATTTTGGGGTTTCGAAAATGAATTTTAACAGCCTAATTCTTCATGGTCTAAGTTCACTATCTGTTTATATTGAGTCAATTATTATCCGAGTACTTAAACTAAGCTTTTTGATTTTTATACTCATGATAATCATAGGTGTAAGTGTACTATCTATCAAGTATTTTTCGGAATACGCTATTCCTGGATGGGCTACGAATGTATTTGGATTTATCTTCAATTTATTAATTACAGTTTTATTGTTCAATCTGTTAATAATCCTCACTCACCTAAATAATAGAAATAAACCTATTACTAAGCCAATTGATTTCTATAAACAAATTATTAAACAATAA